The window TTCGCATCGACGAGTTGTCGAAACTTGTGCTTTAGGATGAGCAGGTCGAGGATCTCCTTGGCGAGGTCCTTGTCTTGCTCGGCGAGCTTGTCGACCGACTCGAAGCGACGTAGCAGCTCGCGGTCCTGGATATTGACCCTTGCGGGCTGACCTTCGGCTTCGAAGGCGAGGTAGTCGAGGGTAACGTTGAAGACCTCGGCGAGCTTGATGAGGACTTCGGTCGAGGGGAT of the Pseudomonadota bacterium genome contains:
- a CDS encoding helix-turn-helix domain-containing protein → MAIGDRIRRLRQDHRWTQAELGEKLDVQQKQVSAYERGVNIPSTEVLIKLAEVFNVTLDYLAFEAEGQPARVNIQDRELLRRFESVDKLAEQDKDLAKEILDLLILKHKFRQLVDANAA